TGACGTGCTCGGCCAGCGCGTCCATCAGCGCTTCCTTGCCGCGCGGGAGGTGGTGGTAGATGGCCATCGCCTCCACCTGCAGCGCGTCGCCGAGACGGCGCATGGTCAGCCGCCGCAGGCCCTGGCCGTCGGCGATGTGGAGCGCCGCCTCGATGATGCGCTCGCGGGACAGGGGAACGGGAGGTCGTTTCGCCGGCATGCCGCCATGATCCACAATTTGGCTTACTTTGTAAAGGGCGCCACGCCGGTCCGCGAACCCGGGCGCTCCCGGAGCGGCGTACGCTAGGGCGTGCGACAAGCGCCGGATCACCGGCGAAAGGCCGAGAAAGGGCAGGGCGATGGCGTTTTTCCGTCCGAGGGTGAGCCGGGAGGCGGAGGTCAGGCACCACGCCGACCAGGAGGTCGGGAAGGGCTTCGCCCAGGTGCTCCACAAGGCGCGCGAGGCCGAGAGCGAGCTGCGCCGGGCGCAGGCCGAGGGCGCGGGCACCGCCGAGCTGCGCGCCGCGGGCCTGGCCTTCGACCGCGCGCTGACCGACGCGCTGCGCACCGCGGAGGCGGCCCGCCGGGCGACTCTGGGCGTGCGCGCCTACGACGACCGCATCCGCCGCCGCAAGGGGGTCGCCACGCCCGAGGGCGCCAGGTGGACCGCCGAGGTCGACCGTCTGCGCACCCTGCGCGAGGAGAACCGCCTCACCGGCATCGTCCGCGCCCCGCGCGCCTACCCCTCCGGCGCCGGCACCGCCCCCACGCACTAGAGAACGGCGCCGGAAAACGGACCGGCCGGCTCGGGTGGACCGAGCCAGCCGGGACGAACGGCGCGCGGGTGGTCAGCTCGCCCAGTCGAGCAGGGGCCGGGTGTTGCTCGGGTGGCGGAGCTTGGAGAGGGACTCCTTCTCCAACTGGCGGATCCGCTCCCGGGTCAGGCCCAGGTGCTTGCCGATCTCGTCCAGCGTGTGCGGCTTGCCGTCGATCAGCCCGAAGCGCAGCGCCATGATCTTGGCCTCGCGCGGGGTCAGGTTGTCCAGCACGCCGCGCAGCTCGGCGCCGAGGAGCTGACGGTCCACGACCTCGGAGGCCTCGGGCGCGTCGACGTCCTCGATCAGGTCGCCGATCGTGGTCTCGCCGTCCTCGCCGATCGTCGCGTTCAGGCTGATCGGCTGGCGGCTGGTGCGCAGGAGCTCCTCGATCTGGTCGGGGGTCTTGTCCAGCTCGACCGCCAGCTCCTCAGGGGTCGGCTCGCGGCCCAGCCGCTGGTGCATGTCGCGCTCGACGCGCGACAGCTTGGACAGCAGCTCCAGCACGTGGACCGGCAGGCGGATCGTGCGCGCCGAGTCGGCGAAGCCGCGCTGGATGGCCTGGCGGATCCACCACATGGCGTAGGTGGAGAACTTGTACCCCTTGGAGTAGTCGAACTTCTCCACCGCGCGGATCAGGCCGAGGTTGCCCTCCTGCACGACGTCCAGCAGGGCCATGCCGCGGTCGGTGTACTTCTTGGCGACCGAGACCACCAGGCGGAGGTTGGCCTCCAGCATGTGGTCCTTGGCGCGGCGGCCGTCCTCGACGACCCACTCCAGCTCGGTGCGCTCCTGCTCGCCGGGCGAGCCGGTCTCCAGCTTGTGCTCGGCGTACAGGCCCGCCTCGATGCGCTTGGCCAGCTCGACCTCCTCGGCCGCGGTCAGCAGCGTGCGGCGGCCGATGGACTTGAGGTAGGTATGCACCGAGTCGCCCATGACCGAGGACTGGTCGTCCAGGTCGAGGGTCTCGCCCTGCAGCTCGGCCTCGTCGGGCTCCTCCCAGGAGTCCTCCGGGCCGGGCTCGTCCTTGGAGGCGGGCCGCGCCGGGGCGGGCGGGGCGGCGGTCTTGTGTGCGGCCCGGCCGCGCCGGGGGCGGGCCTCGGCGGTCTCCGCGGTGGTCGCGGCGCCGGCCGCCCGGACGCCGGTGTGCGCGGGCTTGGAGGTGGTGGTGCTGGTCATTGCGCTCTTCGCCGTGGTCTTCACTGTGGTGCTCTTACGGGTCTTCCCGGCCGGGGCGCCCGCCTGCGTGGCGGGTTCGTTCTCGGTCGCCAGGCTCACGCCGGCCTCGGTGAGCTCGCGCAGGATGGAACGGCCCTTGGCCGGGCCGACCCCCGCCGACGAGAACGCCTCGCGGAGATCCGCGAGGGAAAGGTGACCCTGCGCTCGTCCTTGGTCGAGGATCCGGGCGAGGGCCGTCGCGGGCGCCTCGCTCTCGGCCGGGGCCGCCGCG
This portion of the Sphaerisporangium krabiense genome encodes:
- a CDS encoding RNA polymerase sigma factor, coding for MPRTTAAAPAESEAPATALARILDQGRAQGHLSLADLREAFSSAGVGPAKGRSILRELTEAGVSLATENEPATQAGAPAGKTRKSTTVKTTAKSAMTSTTTSKPAHTGVRAAGAATTAETAEARPRRGRAAHKTAAPPAPARPASKDEPGPEDSWEEPDEAELQGETLDLDDQSSVMGDSVHTYLKSIGRRTLLTAAEEVELAKRIEAGLYAEHKLETGSPGEQERTELEWVVEDGRRAKDHMLEANLRLVVSVAKKYTDRGMALLDVVQEGNLGLIRAVEKFDYSKGYKFSTYAMWWIRQAIQRGFADSARTIRLPVHVLELLSKLSRVERDMHQRLGREPTPEELAVELDKTPDQIEELLRTSRQPISLNATIGEDGETTIGDLIEDVDAPEASEVVDRQLLGAELRGVLDNLTPREAKIMALRFGLIDGKPHTLDEIGKHLGLTRERIRQLEKESLSKLRHPSNTRPLLDWAS